The following are encoded together in the Argopecten irradians isolate NY chromosome 5, Ai_NY, whole genome shotgun sequence genome:
- the LOC138323182 gene encoding uncharacterized protein, whose protein sequence is MEIMTPLDSGGGNLSQQFDISADGFSYIQGEDTKNIKIKQYLCVRDSLPKTALSHVILNENMSQDRQLERTMSDLTLRQLKQSNANDLTQRTFVAMQDRKQKKWKKDDETRLSNMNFPVYSVPEERRPKEMDVVYRLPDYRVKTGKGPRLKSASAGTGSGTGNNITTSTPRQMKMPFGISKEKTEIITHNDKTFMNKLPEVEVVDHDALQHYDHYRGKTMLESGTPSRDMRFKRLENLLKPAFLKQTDQYNERNVKSKSRLSKYSGMGLDNKEKTEDEKHPCDQFLAEDSFIAPSIAPSVDASVVPSMPGDFAQTVCLSAPPSVVQMPQSRATEHGWMITRLNTASDFNAKPASSRSRLAQDQKMENAKKRVKRSVEILESFRNGDVNKLAKSLAREKKHREGQKQS, encoded by the coding sequence atGGAAATCATGACGCCTCTCGATTCAGGAGGAGGCAATTTGTCTCAGCAATTTGATATCTCAGCCGACGGGTTCTCCTACATCCAGGGCGAGGATaccaaaaacatcaaaattaaacaataccTGTGTGTCAGGGATTCCTTACCGAAGACAGCACTTTCTCATGTAATTCTGAACGAGAATATGAGCCAGGATCGACAACTTGAAAGAACCATGAGCGATTTGACTCTCAGACAACTTAAGCAATCTAACGCCAATGACCTTACTCAGAGAACATTCGTTGCCATGCAGGACcgaaaacaaaagaaatggaAGAAAGATGACGAAACTCGTTTATCTAACATGAATTTTCCAGTTTATTCTGTTCCTGAAGAGAGACGTCCAAAGGAAATGGACGTTGTCTATCGACTTCCGGACTACAGAGTGAAGACAGGAAAAGGACCGAGACTAAAATCGGCTTCCGCCGGAACCGGTTCTGGAACCGGAAATAATATCACAACGTCTACGCCTCGGCAAATGAAAATGCCTTTTGGAATTAGCAAAGAAAAAACGGAAATTATAACACATAATGATAAGACTTTCATGAACAAGTTACCAGAAGTAGAGGTTGTAGATCATGATGCGCTCCAGCATTATGATCATTACCGAGGAAAGACAATGCTGGAATCGGGGACACCGTCTAGAGATATGCGATTCAAACGTTTAGAAAACCTTCTGAAGCCAGCTTTCCTAAAGCAGACTGATCAATATAATGAACGAAATGTGAAGTCTAAAAGTCGTCTATCTAAATATTCCGGGATGGGTTTGGACAATAAGGAAAAGACTGAAGACGAAAAGCATCCCTGTGATCAATTTCTTGCGGAAGACAGCTTTATAGCGCCGTCTATTGCACCCTCGGTAGACGCGTCTGTAGTGCCTTCTATGCCCGGAGATTTTGCTCAAACCGTATGTCTTTCAGCGCCTCCTTCGGTGGTTCAAATGCCACAAAGCCGAGCTACTGAGCATGGGTGGATGATAACAAGGTTAAATACGGCGTCTGATTTTAATGCCAAACCCGCGTCATCACGCAGTAGACTTGCTCAAGACCAGAAAATGGAAAATGCAAAGAAGCGCGTGAAAAGGAGCGTGGAGATTTTGGAATCGTTTAGAAATGGTGATGTTAACAAACTTGCTAAAAGTCTGGCCCGTGAAAAGAAACATCGCGAGGGGCAAAAACAAAGCTAA